A genomic window from Candidatus Bathyarchaeia archaeon includes:
- the spt4 gene encoding transcription elongation factor subunit Spt4 — MVERACRRCHYITEEKVCPNCKSTDLSEDFSGMVIIFDPEGSAIAKAMKIERKGRYAIKVR, encoded by the coding sequence ATGGTTGAGAGGGCATGTAGAAGGTGCCATTACATAACTGAAGAGAAAGTCTGCCCGAACTGTAAGTCAACGGATTTAAGTGAGGACTTCAGCGGCATGGTAATAATATTTGATCCTGAAGGATCGGCGATAGCGAAGGCTATGAAAATCGAGAGGAAGGGGCGCTACGCAATAAAAGTGAGGTGA
- a CDS encoding RimK family alpha-L-glutamate ligase: protein MGKIGILTRNEDSWCSTQLREAVLKHGFQPVCFSFPNLVARVGFKPEVSLENTDVLRDLEAIIVRPIGRGSLEEIIFRMDLLHRLKRLGLYILNPPHAIERSVDKYYALSLLEEAGLPVPRTIVAESAGEALKAFHELGGDVVVKPIFGSRGIGSTRVSDPDVAERIFRTLEFYNQVIYVQEYIPHGNYDLRVLVLGGSVLSAMRRISSLWKTNISLGAKPAPYKPTREIEDMAVKAAEVVGCEVSGVDILESERGPFIVEINSQPGWRGLQEVTSINIADEIVKYVIFKVKKGEERIG, encoded by the coding sequence ATGGGGAAAATAGGTATTTTGACGCGGAACGAGGATTCCTGGTGCTCAACTCAGTTAAGAGAAGCCGTTCTTAAGCATGGTTTTCAGCCAGTCTGCTTCAGTTTTCCAAATCTTGTGGCGAGGGTTGGGTTTAAACCTGAGGTTTCCCTCGAAAACACCGACGTTTTAAGGGATCTAGAAGCCATAATAGTTCGCCCGATTGGGCGCGGTTCACTCGAAGAAATAATATTTAGGATGGATCTACTACATAGGCTTAAAAGGCTGGGTCTCTACATACTGAACCCTCCGCACGCTATTGAACGGTCGGTTGACAAGTATTACGCTTTATCGCTTCTTGAGGAGGCTGGGCTACCTGTGCCGCGGACAATTGTGGCTGAAAGCGCTGGAGAAGCCCTCAAGGCATTTCACGAGCTTGGCGGAGACGTTGTTGTTAAGCCGATATTTGGTTCGCGTGGAATAGGTTCAACAAGGGTTTCTGACCCTGATGTTGCCGAGAGGATATTCAGAACCCTTGAGTTTTACAATCAAGTCATATATGTTCAAGAGTATATACCGCATGGAAACTATGATTTAAGAGTGCTCGTTTTAGGGGGTTCGGTTTTATCCGCGATGCGCCGCATCTCAAGTTTATGGAAGACTAACATTAGCCTCGGAGCTAAACCCGCCCCCTATAAGCCTACAAGGGAGATCGAAGACATGGCAGTGAAGGCTGCGGAGGTTGTTGGCTGCGAAGTAAGCGGCGTAGATATACTAGAGAGCGAAAGAGGCCCCTTCATAGTTGAGATTAATAGCCAACCAGGCTGGAGGGGCTTACAGGAGGTGACAAGCATTAATATAGCGGATGAGATTGTCAAGTACGTTATTTTTAAAGTGAAGAAGGGAGAAGAAAGAATTGGATAG
- a CDS encoding 30S ribosomal protein S27ae has protein sequence MPGKEKKDKPISSCYKIDGGKIKRLLPFCDRCGPGYFMADHGNRYTCGHCGFTKYKSARNPGKPSEEKDYSSD, from the coding sequence ATGCCGGGAAAAGAAAAGAAGGACAAGCCTATATCTTCGTGCTATAAAATTGACGGTGGAAAGATCAAGAGGCTGCTCCCCTTCTGCGATAGATGCGGACCCGGATATTTTATGGCTGATCATGGGAACCGCTATACCTGCGGCCACTGCGGTTTCACGAAGTATAAGTCTGCAAGAAACCCTGGTAAGCCAAGCGAAGAGAAAGATTATTCTTCTGACTGA
- the cofE gene encoding coenzyme F420-0:L-glutamate ligase, with protein MRIIRIIPVTGLPIIRDGDDLGLLICEAAAKQGTPIEDGDIIVVTHVIVSRAEGNVVNLDDIVPSEFAKTIAGEFGKDPALVEVVLRESKSIVRMGDGHIISETKHGFICANAGVDKSNVPGERNVALLPKDPDSSARRIRERIKEVSGRDVAVLISDTHGRPLRNGEINVAIGVSGIKPIRDRRGEKDLFGYTLRVKQTAIADELASAAELVIGQADEGIPVAIIRGYPYEKSEDATGRDLIRTREKDLFI; from the coding sequence ATGCGCATAATTAGGATAATTCCCGTAACCGGGTTGCCCATAATCAGGGATGGGGACGATTTAGGTTTACTGATATGTGAGGCTGCAGCTAAACAGGGCACTCCAATAGAGGACGGAGACATAATTGTTGTAACACATGTAATCGTGTCGAGAGCTGAAGGAAACGTGGTAAACCTTGATGATATTGTTCCCTCAGAGTTCGCTAAGACGATAGCCGGCGAGTTCGGCAAAGATCCAGCCCTAGTCGAGGTTGTTTTGAGGGAATCTAAATCGATTGTCCGCATGGGCGACGGCCACATAATCTCTGAAACAAAGCATGGCTTCATATGCGCAAACGCTGGGGTAGATAAATCCAATGTTCCGGGCGAAAGAAACGTAGCCCTGCTTCCTAAAGACCCAGATTCATCAGCTAGGAGAATAAGGGAGAGAATTAAAGAGGTCTCGGGGAGGGATGTGGCCGTTTTAATCTCGGATACTCATGGTAGACCGCTGCGTAATGGCGAGATAAATGTGGCGATCGGCGTATCGGGAATTAAGCCTATCAGAGATAGGCGGGGCGAGAAGGATTTGTTTGGGTATACGCTTAGGGTTAAGCAGACAGCCATAGCCGATGAGCTGGCTTCAGCGGCTGAGCTGGTTATAGGGCAGGCTGATGAAGGCATACCTGTAGCCATAATTAGGGGCTACCCGTATGAGAAGTCCGAGGATGCGACGGGCCGCGACCTTATAAGGACGCGGGAGAAAGACCTATTTATCTGA
- a CDS encoding metallophosphoesterase, producing MDAIPSFKKIGVIADTHDRLELIDEAVKALNCEEVDLVLHAGDYVSPFSVLRFKPLKARLIGVFGNNDGDKNLLRKRFEEIGAELQGKFAEIDLGGLKIALLHGEEKKLLKALINSNYYDVVVYGHTHKVENINVGKTLAINPGEACGYLSGNATIAVLNMEEMRAKIISLKRC from the coding sequence GTGGATGCTATTCCATCCTTTAAAAAGATTGGTGTTATTGCCGATACGCACGATAGGCTTGAGTTGATTGATGAGGCCGTGAAGGCGCTGAATTGTGAAGAAGTCGACCTCGTGCTTCATGCAGGGGACTATGTTTCACCATTCTCGGTTTTACGCTTTAAACCCTTAAAAGCTAGGCTTATCGGTGTATTCGGCAACAATGATGGTGACAAAAACCTTTTGAGAAAGAGGTTTGAGGAGATAGGGGCTGAGCTTCAGGGTAAATTTGCCGAAATAGATTTGGGCGGCTTAAAGATAGCGTTACTTCACGGCGAAGAGAAAAAACTGCTTAAGGCTTTAATAAACTCAAATTATTACGATGTCGTTGTCTACGGTCATACGCATAAAGTTGAGAACATTAATGTTGGGAAAACCCTAGCTATTAATCCGGGTGAAGCCTGCGGCTATCTTTCCGGCAATGCGACAATAGCTGTGTTAAACATGGAAGAAATGAGAGCTAAGATAATAAGTCTTAAACGCTGCTAA
- a CDS encoding DUF359 domain-containing protein gives MDTLFLPEALRSELKSPLGLLIRGSVDETTGKLRELMDSLKPKKIISVGDVVSESMLRRGLKVDVFIVDNKSMRKPTEPLCFKVDKSFILTNPAGTITSEAWRVIGEALNSRGLVKVLVDGEEDLLTIVAVLLAPENSMVIYGQPGEGIVVINVDEKSKKRMLEILGRMERRPEN, from the coding sequence ATGGATACTCTTTTTCTCCCAGAAGCCCTCAGATCTGAACTAAAGTCGCCTTTAGGGCTTCTTATCCGCGGTTCAGTAGATGAGACCACAGGGAAGCTTAGGGAGTTAATGGATTCATTGAAGCCGAAAAAGATTATCTCCGTTGGCGACGTCGTTTCAGAAAGCATGCTTAGGAGAGGACTTAAGGTGGATGTTTTTATAGTGGACAATAAGTCTATGCGTAAACCCACGGAGCCCCTATGCTTTAAAGTTGATAAAAGTTTCATACTCACTAATCCTGCTGGCACTATAACTAGCGAAGCTTGGCGCGTCATTGGCGAAGCATTAAACTCTAGGGGGTTGGTTAAAGTTCTAGTAGATGGTGAAGAGGACCTGTTGACTATAGTCGCTGTCCTTCTCGCCCCGGAAAACTCGATGGTGATCTATGGTCAACCCGGCGAGGGGATTGTCGTAATCAACGTCGACGAGAAATCTAAGAAGAGAATGCTTGAAATATTGGGTAGAATGGAGCGCAGACCGGAAAACTAA
- a CDS encoding tRNA (N(6)-L-threonylcarbamoyladenosine(37)-C(2))-methylthiotransferase gives MYSESTLDSETLIIEGKTGLGRTIYIENYGCAANKADLEIMLAYIFRSGYSPVSKPEEANVILMNTCGVKKPTEDRILSRLRALSNLDKPIIVAGCLPKINLNAIMKASQNISAVLDPYSVDKIGLALKAAEKNERGRILFSEKPVIKVGQPKIRVNQAIEIIPIAEGCLGACSFCCVRFARGVLFSYPKELIVERLKEAVSEGVKEVWLTSQDNGAYGLDAGTNLVDLLKECCRIGGRFFIRVGMMNPNHAIRMLPELIDVYKDERIFKFLHLPVQSGDNDVLKMMNRKYTVEEFKAIVKAFRKDFPDITIATDIICGFPGESREAFEKTLRLVEEVEPDVVNISKFFPRPNTLAARMRQVESKEVAYRSRLMTNAANKISLKRNYRWVGWRGEVLVDEKGQGDSWIGRNYAYKPIVVKSGENLLGKFISVEVTAAHVNYLEAEVIRSG, from the coding sequence ATGTATAGTGAATCTACTCTTGATTCAGAGACCTTAATCATCGAAGGGAAGACTGGTTTAGGAAGAACCATCTATATTGAAAACTATGGTTGCGCAGCGAATAAAGCTGACCTCGAAATAATGCTTGCATATATTTTTCGCTCAGGCTATAGCCCAGTCAGTAAACCCGAAGAAGCCAACGTGATTCTAATGAATACTTGCGGCGTTAAAAAGCCCACTGAAGACCGCATATTGAGTAGGCTGCGGGCGCTGAGCAACCTCGATAAACCAATCATAGTGGCAGGCTGCCTACCAAAAATAAACCTTAATGCGATAATGAAGGCTTCCCAAAACATATCGGCGGTTTTAGATCCATATAGCGTTGACAAGATTGGTTTAGCGTTGAAAGCCGCGGAAAAAAATGAGAGGGGAAGAATTCTCTTTTCCGAAAAACCAGTTATTAAGGTTGGGCAGCCGAAGATCAGGGTTAATCAAGCGATTGAAATTATTCCTATAGCCGAGGGATGTTTAGGCGCATGCTCGTTTTGCTGCGTTAGATTTGCCAGAGGCGTGCTCTTCTCTTATCCAAAAGAGCTCATAGTGGAAAGGCTTAAGGAAGCCGTTTCTGAGGGGGTTAAGGAGGTTTGGTTGACATCCCAAGATAACGGAGCATATGGATTAGATGCTGGCACAAATCTTGTTGATCTACTTAAAGAGTGCTGTCGCATTGGCGGCAGATTCTTCATAAGGGTTGGCATGATGAACCCAAACCATGCTATAAGGATGTTGCCTGAACTAATAGATGTCTATAAAGACGAGCGGATCTTCAAGTTTCTTCATCTGCCGGTTCAAAGCGGAGATAACGATGTTTTAAAGATGATGAACCGTAAATACACCGTTGAGGAATTTAAGGCTATAGTCAAAGCATTCAGAAAGGATTTTCCAGACATCACCATCGCCACAGACATCATATGTGGTTTTCCGGGAGAAAGCAGGGAGGCATTTGAAAAGACCCTAAGGCTAGTGGAGGAGGTTGAACCGGATGTGGTTAACATATCTAAGTTCTTCCCTAGGCCGAACACGTTGGCCGCTAGAATGAGGCAGGTTGAGAGCAAAGAGGTCGCTTACAGAAGCCGTTTAATGACAAATGCTGCGAATAAAATCTCTTTGAAGAGAAACTATAGGTGGGTTGGATGGAGGGGTGAAGTGCTTGTTGACGAGAAGGGGCAGGGAGACTCATGGATTGGAAGAAACTATGCTTATAAACCGATAGTTGTTAAGAGTGGGGAGAATCTGCTTGGAAAATTCATTAGTGTTGAGGTAACAGCGGCCCACGTAAACTATTTAGAAGCGGAAGTAATACGGTCTGGATGA
- a CDS encoding DUF72 domain-containing protein, giving the protein MEVYVGTSGWMYGWNTGGNLDWYVQNSGLNAVELNASFYRFPSLNAVKTWRVKGERLKWAIKVNRLITHVFKFNDRAFELWLRFKELFSVMDHLIDFYLFQLPPSIKASYAQRIEKFFARTEIGQRFVLEVRDLSWFNENTVKWASNLGMALVSVDSPDFPREIFNINGTIYLRMHGRTFWYSHNYSDEELADVKEKILRTSPEKVYIFFNNNTNMLRNAQHMFKKLASP; this is encoded by the coding sequence TTGGAGGTCTACGTGGGAACATCCGGATGGATGTATGGCTGGAATACGGGAGGAAACCTAGACTGGTATGTTCAAAATTCTGGTTTAAACGCCGTGGAGCTGAACGCGAGCTTTTATAGGTTTCCTTCTTTAAACGCTGTAAAGACTTGGAGAGTTAAGGGTGAAAGGCTTAAATGGGCTATTAAAGTTAACAGGTTGATAACCCATGTATTTAAATTCAATGATAGGGCCTTTGAATTATGGCTTAGGTTCAAAGAACTATTTAGCGTCATGGATCATTTAATAGACTTCTACCTCTTCCAGCTTCCGCCGTCAATTAAAGCATCTTATGCTCAAAGGATAGAGAAGTTCTTCGCTAGAACCGAAATCGGGCAAAGATTCGTCCTAGAAGTCAGAGATCTCTCATGGTTTAATGAGAACACCGTTAAATGGGCTTCCAATCTCGGCATGGCTCTTGTAAGCGTTGATTCGCCAGACTTTCCAAGAGAAATTTTTAACATTAATGGCACAATATATTTGAGAATGCATGGAAGAACCTTTTGGTACTCCCATAACTATAGCGATGAAGAGCTGGCGGATGTGAAAGAAAAAATTCTGAGAACCAGCCCTGAAAAAGTCTACATATTCTTTAACAATAATACAAACATGCTGCGTAACGCTCAACATATGTTCAAGAAACTTGCATCTCCATAA
- a CDS encoding zinc-binding dehydrogenase: protein MARMRGIFLDKSVAKIVEADIPKPRRNEVLIETKACGICMGEVYVFQGKLPGGKIMGHEGVGIVAEVGEDVKDIKPGDKVTALGGPAFAEYYKTERRNVAKIPENIDEKDLIYWVSEPLACAVTGIKGSNIRVGDKVCIVGCGYMGLLLIQLVPKDTVGEIVAIDIRDKCLDLAKKFGVKHTLNPSRNNVVKETFEILGGEADIVIEASGAPGTIDLATDLVRSGGRLVIFGRHVVDEKVPTEKWHVKGLTILNTSPSFSENFNKDFIDAVSLLRKGVIDQKPLITHVFPYLKAQEAFELASKKPLDYIKGVLTF from the coding sequence ATGGCGAGGATGCGAGGCATATTTCTAGATAAAAGCGTCGCCAAAATAGTTGAGGCAGACATCCCGAAGCCGAGGAGAAACGAAGTATTAATAGAGACCAAGGCTTGCGGGATATGCATGGGGGAAGTCTACGTATTTCAAGGGAAGCTCCCCGGAGGAAAAATTATGGGTCATGAGGGTGTAGGGATCGTTGCCGAGGTCGGAGAAGATGTTAAAGACATTAAGCCCGGAGATAAGGTTACGGCGCTCGGTGGACCAGCCTTTGCCGAGTACTATAAGACGGAGAGACGGAACGTGGCGAAGATCCCTGAAAATATCGATGAAAAAGATTTAATCTATTGGGTCTCGGAGCCATTAGCCTGCGCTGTTACAGGGATAAAGGGTTCTAATATTAGGGTAGGCGACAAAGTCTGTATTGTCGGTTGCGGCTACATGGGTCTACTATTAATTCAACTCGTACCGAAGGATACTGTCGGCGAGATCGTCGCGATCGATATTAGAGACAAATGTCTAGATCTAGCTAAGAAGTTCGGGGTTAAGCACACTCTTAACCCTTCGAGAAATAATGTAGTAAAGGAGACCTTCGAGATACTTGGCGGAGAAGCGGATATTGTGATTGAAGCATCAGGGGCACCTGGAACCATTGATTTAGCGACGGATTTAGTTCGGAGCGGTGGAAGACTCGTTATCTTTGGGAGACATGTGGTTGACGAGAAAGTTCCAACGGAGAAATGGCATGTAAAAGGGTTAACGATACTGAATACTTCTCCATCCTTCTCCGAAAACTTTAACAAAGATTTCATCGACGCCGTAAGCCTTCTTAGGAAGGGGGTTATTGATCAAAAACCTTTAATAACCCACGTATTCCCGTACTTGAAGGCTCAGGAAGCCTTTGAGCTAGCCTCAAAAAAGCCGCTAGACTACATCAAGGGGGTTCTAACCTTCTAG
- a CDS encoding molybdenum cofactor guanylyltransferase translates to MDRAAIILAGGGSQRFGSDKGLVQLAGKPLILHVIERVLDLVDEVIVCVRSESQSTSYLQLLPDKFKVVADLEGLPPCPLTGAITGFTSAGSEYAIILPCDTPFVSRKVVDLLFDIAVNVDAVIPRWPNDYIEPLQAVYRTKTALEAARKAIEKGEKRMQSMISLLKSVRYISTIVIQEIDPKMLTFLNINTPLDLRKAETIIRKGLNACNMP, encoded by the coding sequence TTGGATAGGGCAGCTATAATTCTTGCTGGCGGCGGCTCGCAGAGGTTTGGATCTGATAAGGGGCTTGTTCAGTTAGCTGGTAAACCGCTGATACTACATGTTATTGAGAGGGTTCTAGACCTAGTAGATGAAGTAATTGTCTGCGTGAGGTCGGAGAGCCAATCAACCTCATATTTACAGTTGCTTCCCGATAAATTTAAAGTGGTTGCCGACCTCGAAGGTCTTCCACCATGTCCGCTTACTGGAGCAATTACCGGGTTTACGAGCGCTGGCAGCGAATATGCCATCATATTGCCATGCGACACACCATTCGTCTCAAGGAAAGTTGTAGATTTGCTGTTTGATATAGCGGTTAACGTTGACGCCGTTATTCCAAGGTGGCCGAATGATTATATAGAGCCCCTGCAAGCAGTTTATAGGACGAAGACTGCGCTGGAGGCTGCGAGAAAGGCTATTGAGAAAGGCGAGAAAAGGATGCAGTCAATGATATCGCTGCTTAAAAGCGTCCGCTACATATCAACCATAGTTATCCAAGAAATCGATCCGAAAATGCTCACTTTTCTCAACATTAACACGCCCCTAGACCTAAGGAAGGCCGAGACCATCATCAGGAAAGGGCTTAACGCTTGTAACATGCCATAA
- a CDS encoding uroporphyrinogen decarboxylase family protein, with protein sequence MKGMGSVYSMRTHSLSSRENYLRSVEFRSPEYIPCRVMVTWPLWLAYGEKLERIYQAHKFVIQPKDVHPSWKDVIKSNEKLSDAQRFIPRASRMLTDPFGCVWSFNIEGYQGQVVRHPLERWENFKNYVFPDPEKGLPSEGSDKLTPWSEIATNIERMRFEGKLVQISLTHGLFFQRLYYLRGFTNLMKDFMQRPPQIYELVDKLTEYILELVDRLLECGRIDVVYIGDDLGTQTRMPISPSTFREFIYPSYRKIFGRIRDRGVHVYFHSDGHVVEVLDQIIEAGASVLNVQDRVNGLENIRALCRGKVCVDIDVDRQYLVPFGKPEEIKSHIKRIVECLSLKRGGLMIEAEVHPPTPLANIEALAESMEENMWL encoded by the coding sequence ATGAAGGGTATGGGCTCAGTATATTCTATGAGAACCCACTCGCTATCTTCTAGAGAGAATTACTTAAGGAGCGTTGAATTCAGAAGTCCGGAGTACATACCGTGCCGAGTAATGGTCACATGGCCCCTCTGGCTCGCATATGGGGAGAAACTTGAGAGAATATATCAGGCACATAAATTTGTCATCCAACCTAAAGACGTCCACCCTTCTTGGAAAGACGTCATTAAATCAAATGAAAAGCTAAGCGATGCGCAGCGGTTTATTCCGAGAGCAAGCCGCATGCTTACAGATCCCTTCGGATGCGTATGGAGCTTCAACATAGAAGGCTATCAAGGCCAAGTTGTAAGGCATCCGCTCGAAAGATGGGAGAACTTTAAAAACTATGTTTTTCCAGACCCGGAGAAGGGTTTGCCCTCAGAGGGTTCAGATAAACTTACACCTTGGAGCGAGATAGCAACAAATATCGAGAGGATGAGATTTGAGGGAAAACTGGTTCAAATATCGCTCACGCACGGCTTATTTTTCCAGAGACTCTACTATCTACGCGGCTTCACAAATTTAATGAAGGATTTCATGCAGCGGCCGCCGCAGATCTACGAATTGGTGGATAAGCTAACCGAGTATATTTTAGAGCTGGTTGATAGGCTTCTGGAATGCGGTCGAATAGACGTTGTATATATTGGGGATGATTTAGGAACTCAGACAAGAATGCCCATCAGCCCATCCACATTCAGAGAATTCATATACCCAAGCTATAGGAAAATCTTTGGGAGAATAAGGGATAGGGGAGTTCACGTGTATTTCCACTCGGATGGACACGTTGTAGAAGTATTGGATCAGATTATTGAGGCTGGAGCAAGCGTGCTGAACGTTCAGGACAGAGTGAACGGCTTAGAAAACATAAGAGCTTTATGCAGGGGCAAGGTATGCGTGGACATTGATGTTGATAGGCAGTATCTCGTGCCTTTCGGGAAACCGGAGGAAATTAAATCCCACATTAAAAGGATTGTTGAATGCCTCTCTCTGAAGAGGGGTGGTTTAATGATTGAGGCGGAGGTTCACCCGCCAACACCGCTAGCCAACATTGAGGCTCTCGCCGAATCCATGGAGGAGAATATGTGGCTGTGA
- a CDS encoding adenylosuccinate synthetase — translation MPCTVVVCGFFGDTGKGKIISYLALKDKISVAARAGVGPNAGHTVVHGGKTYRVRMIPSAFLYEKCRLLIGPGVLVDPNVFLEEVKQLGVENRAGLDPQCAIIEPRHIEADRGGHLASEIKTTGTGTGPCNADRVLRKAKLARDVPELQRFLVDVPLEVNTAIDCGENVLIEGTQGTYLSLWHGTYPYVTSKDVTASAACSDVGVGPKKVDEVIIVFKAFVTRVGAGPLPGEIPWEEAEKRGWAEVATVTGRRRRAAPFNFDLAKRAVMLNSATQAAVTKMDVLFPECKGARSFSDLSAEAKEFIRKIESEIKIPVTLIGTGPEALDIIDRRFE, via the coding sequence ATGCCATGCACCGTTGTTGTTTGCGGCTTTTTCGGCGACACGGGAAAAGGCAAAATCATATCGTATCTAGCGTTAAAGGATAAAATCAGCGTTGCCGCTAGGGCTGGCGTAGGGCCTAATGCAGGGCACACCGTGGTGCACGGTGGCAAAACATATAGGGTTCGCATGATACCTAGCGCGTTCCTTTATGAAAAGTGCCGTCTACTAATAGGCCCCGGCGTCCTAGTTGACCCGAACGTCTTTCTAGAGGAGGTCAAACAATTAGGTGTTGAGAATAGAGCTGGCTTAGACCCGCAGTGCGCCATAATTGAGCCCAGACACATAGAGGCTGATAGAGGCGGTCATTTGGCATCTGAAATAAAGACGACAGGGACTGGAACAGGGCCATGTAATGCTGACAGAGTGTTGAGGAAAGCGAAGCTCGCTAGGGATGTGCCTGAACTTCAACGCTTCCTAGTGGATGTGCCCCTAGAAGTCAACACCGCTATTGATTGTGGAGAAAACGTTTTAATTGAAGGAACCCAAGGGACATACTTATCCCTATGGCACGGAACCTACCCCTACGTGACATCTAAGGATGTGACAGCTTCGGCGGCATGCTCAGACGTAGGAGTTGGGCCGAAAAAAGTTGATGAAGTAATAATTGTTTTTAAGGCTTTTGTAACCAGAGTTGGGGCCGGGCCTCTACCCGGCGAGATACCGTGGGAGGAAGCTGAGAAGAGAGGATGGGCTGAGGTGGCTACTGTAACTGGCAGGAGAAGGAGGGCTGCGCCGTTCAACTTTGATCTGGCTAAAAGGGCTGTTATGCTTAACAGCGCCACGCAGGCTGCTGTAACCAAGATGGATGTCCTATTCCCAGAATGTAAGGGTGCAAGGTCATTTAGCGATTTATCTGCTGAAGCCAAAGAGTTCATTAGGAAGATAGAGAGCGAAATAAAGATACCGGTGACGCTTATAGGGACTGGGCCCGAAGCATTAGATATAATAGATAGAAGATTTGAATAA
- a CDS encoding 30S ribosomal protein S24e, whose translation MKIKILNNKRNELLKRNEIIFALHHGGAPTPSRIEVRKELASMLKVDEDRVYIRRMESVTGAAMSVGEAHLYNSPENAKAIEAKHIILRSSPQIKGEE comes from the coding sequence TTGAAGATCAAAATCTTAAACAATAAGCGTAATGAGCTGCTCAAAAGGAATGAGATAATCTTCGCTTTACATCATGGTGGCGCGCCGACTCCCTCACGTATTGAGGTTAGGAAGGAACTGGCTAGCATGCTTAAGGTTGACGAAGATAGAGTCTACATTAGAAGGATGGAGAGCGTGACCGGGGCAGCCATGTCTGTCGGCGAAGCTCATCTATATAATTCTCCAGAAAATGCTAAAGCAATAGAAGCAAAACACATAATATTAAGATCTTCTCCTCAAATAAAAGGTGAGGAGTGA